TCGGCGCCGCTTACGACCAAGAGGATGGTACCAACTTTAAGGAGGAAACGGATGCCGATGGTAACCGACGCGGTTCGTACAGCTACCTTGACCCGTCCGGACAGAGAAGAACCATCTCCTACGTCGCTGGCAAAAATGGGTAGGTTTTCGATAGAATGCTCGAGGATGTTTCGAGTTCTATTGATTGtggaatgtttttgttttgcagaTTCCAAGCTTCCGGTGACCATCTGCCAGTAGCCCCAGCTCCACCACCACATGCCGCTGCTCCGGCTCCTCAGCCTCAGTACCAGCCCCAGGCTCAATACCAGCCAGAACCTCAGTACCAGCCGCAGTTCAGCAGCAGTGGCCGTAGCTACGACAACCAGGGCTACGACGATGGACAGTACGATCCTCGCTGGAACGACCCATCTTTCAGCCAGCAGCATTCGCCTCGTCAGTCCGCCCCAGCTCCGGCCCCAGTCCATCAGCCAGCTCCAGTCCAGCACAACTACCACCACCAGCCTGCCCCGGCTCCGGCTCCGGTCGCTCCTCAGTACAACCACTACAACAACGCCCCGGCTGCCCCTCGGCAACCCGCTCCCCAGGAGTGGACCACCCAGGCCCCGCACCGATTCCAACCTCCAGGCAAGCTGCAGCTGAACAGAACTCCTGACGGTTTCAGCTACACCTTCAACAAGGTCTAAGTCATCCCGAGAGAGTTAACTAGAGTGCGATCGAGTGTGAGCGAGcgaacgagagaaagagagagagagagagtgaagtTACAGAACCCTTGCGAAGGATTCCCTTTCCCACC
This is a stretch of genomic DNA from Culex pipiens pallens isolate TS chromosome 1, TS_CPP_V2, whole genome shotgun sequence. It encodes these proteins:
- the LOC120423037 gene encoding larval cuticle protein 1; this encodes MFRFILVSTLLVAAASAQYQSQGGYNRDPKTAAILSEQRYLSGDGKFGAAYDQEDGTNFKEETDADGNRRGSYSYLDPSGQRRTISYVAGKNGFQASGDHLPVAPAPPPHAAAPAPQPQYQPQAQYQPEPQYQPQFSSSGRSYDNQGYDDGQYDPRWNDPSFSQQHSPRQSAPAPAPVHQPAPVQHNYHHQPAPAPAPVAPQYNHYNNAPAAPRQPAPQEWTTQAPHRFQPPGKLQLNRTPDGFSYTFNKV